In one uncultured Desulfovibrio sp. genomic region, the following are encoded:
- the gcvH gene encoding glycine cleavage system protein GcvH — protein MNFPHDRKYHAEHLWAQSQPDGTCLIGITDFAQDQLGGVIFVDLPAVGASFRQGESCASIESVKVTSDAIMPVSGQVTAINEALADAPELLNDDPYNQGWLVKVQPTAPDEGGCITAEEYAQTVAS, from the coding sequence GTGAACTTTCCTCACGACAGAAAATACCATGCGGAACATTTGTGGGCGCAAAGCCAGCCTGACGGCACCTGCCTTATCGGCATTACCGACTTTGCCCAGGATCAACTGGGCGGGGTGATCTTTGTTGATCTGCCCGCAGTGGGTGCAAGCTTCCGGCAGGGGGAATCCTGCGCTTCCATTGAATCCGTAAAAGTGACCAGTGATGCCATCATGCCCGTCTCCGGTCAGGTCACGGCCATTAATGAAGCCCTCGCAGACGCCCCGGAACTGCTCAACGACGATCCCTACAATCAGGGATGGCTGGTAAAGGTGCAACCTACTGCCCCCGATGAAGGCGGATGCATTACAGCCGAGGAATACGCTCAGACTGTGGCAAGCTGA